GAGCTCAGGGGAGCCGACATCCCACCGGTAGAGATCGATCTCGCCGACACGGAGCGGCGCTATGTCTACTTCGAGTTCTCCGAGATCGACCTTCCCGCCGGCATCAGTGTGATCCAGATCGCACCATCCACCATCAATCTCACCTGGGCGGATGCCGAGGAGCGAAGAATCCCGGTCGAGGTCTCGACGAGCGGCTCCCTGCCTGCCGGGCTCGCGCTGCCGCGCAAACCCGAGGCGACTCCCGCCGAAATCGCGGTGAGGGGGCCCGCATCCGTCGTGCAGTCGATGAAGACCATCTACACCGAGCCGATCCACCTCGGTGAGCTTGACGTGGGGATCCACAAACCTCGGGTTCCTCTCGAGCCACCCGCCCCACACGTTGTCTATCGCGATGACGTCTTGATCGAGGCGACACTCGATGTTTCCTTCGAGCTCAAGCAGCGCAAGCTGGTCAAGCTGGAGATCGCAGTGGTGGGTGACCGGCAGGCGGCTCTGCGCCCCAGCAAGGTCGACGTCACGATGCAGGGCCCCAAGCACCTGCTGGAGGCATTCGAGCGGGAGCGCCTGGTGCCTTATGTCGAGCTTGCGGAGGCAGATTCTCCGAGCGCTACCGAGCTTCGGCCGGTAAAGCTGCGAGGGATCCCCGAGGAGCTGTCTGTCGTTCGCATCGAACCGACCGATGTGCTTGTAAAGATCATGGAGGCTGCTGCCCGGCCAGCGATCAAGGGTAGGGTTGCCTCGAAGCCGACCCAGGGAACGCCGCCGTAGCGGGCGTCACGGCCTGAGCAGGGTACGAATCTGTCTTTCGAGCACGGGCACGTCTCGCTGGTGGTAGCCCGCGTGCACGAAGCGCACGTAGCCTTGACGACCTACGACAAAGGTCGATGGCATCTTGGGCGGCTTATACGTCTTGGCGATTCGGTGCCGCTTGTCATGTACGATGGGGAACGACACCTTGACCTGCCGTAGAAACTCGTCGATGTGGCGGCGCTGCTTGTCCACGCTCACACCGACCACGACCAGCCCTTTGCCCGAGTAACGCCGATACAGCTGCTCCAAGAAAGGCATCTCCCGGCGGCATGGCGCGCACCAGGAAGCCCAGAAATCGATCACGACGACCTTGCCGCGCAGCGTGCTCAGCTTGAAGCTTCGACCGCTGAGGTCGGTGAACTGTGCGTTGGGTGCGAGCTCGCCCGGGCCAAGCGCCTGCGCGCCTGCGTGGCCAAAGCCGACGAGCGCGGCCAGAGTCGCGGCGAGGAGCCTCCAGGACACTAGCGGTACTAGTACCTCGCCAGACTTAGGTACTAAATCAGGGATCCAGGACACTAGCCTCGCACCTCCTTTTGGGCGGCGCTCGATATCGTCTGCGCCATGTCCGCGATCCGCGTCGCGTCCGGCCCTTCGACCATGACCCGCAGCTTGGGTTCGGTGCCGCTCCAGCGCACGACGACGCGGCCGTCTTTGCCCAGCCTCTGCTCGACCCCGCGGATGGTGCTGCAGGTGCCGGTCATTTCGTCGAGGGGGCGCCGCCTCGGCAGGCGCACGTTGATCTGGACTTGCGGCACCCTGGCCATTGCCATTTGGGCGAGCTCCGACAGGGGACGCTGCTCCTGCAGCAGGATCGACAGCAGCTGCAGCGCCGCGACGGTGCCGTCGCCAGTGGTTGCATGGTCAAGGAACACCAGGTGTCCTGACTGCTCGCCGCCGAAGTTGTAGCCTCCGCTGCGCATCGTTTCGACCACGTATCGATCACCCACTGGACAACGAACGAGCTTACCGCCGTATTGCTCTAGGGCGTGCTCCAGCCCGAGGTTGGACATGACGGTTGCTACCAGCGTGCCCTGCTTGAGCGTTCCCTTGCGCAGCATCCTGCCCGCACACAAGGCCATGATGGCGTCTCCATCGACCTCGTCGCCCTGGTCGTCGATCACGATGACTCTGTCGGCGTCCCCGTCCAGGGCTATTCCCAGGTCCGCTTGACGCTTCTTGACCTCGCGCGCACAGGTTTCGGGATGGGTCGCGCCACATTTGGCGTTGATATTCCTGCCGTTCGGGCGCACGCCGATCGCGTGCACGGTGGCGCCGAGCTCTGAAAACACGCTTGGAGCCGTCAGGTAAGCTGCACCGTGGGCTGCGTCGATCACCATCTCCACCCCGTCCAGGGTCAGGTGCTGCGGGAAGGTGGCCTTGGCGAAGGCCACGTACCGGCCCCAGGCGCCCTCGATGCGCTCGGCGCGTCCCACCCGAATACCCGTTGGACGCTTGCGATCGATCACGTCACTTTCGACGAGGCGCTCGATTTCTTGCTCAGTTTCATCGGGCAGCTTGAATCCATCGCGGCCGAAGATCTTGATTCCGTTGTCATGAAAGGGATTGTGGGAAGCGCTCACCACTATTCCCAGATCTGCGCGCATGCTCATGGCGATGTGCGCGATTGCCGGTGTCGGTAGCGGACCGGTCAACATGACACGTCCTCCCATGGCGCAGATACCCGAGGCCAGCGCTGTCTCGAAAAGGTAGCCTGAGATGCGAGTGTCTTTCCCGATCACGGCTCGGGGAGGGTGGTGCGTGCTGCGACGGGCCAGGTAGGTGATGGCTGCCCCGATCCGAAAAGCGAGCTCGGGCGTCATGATGCCGGCGTTCGCCTTGCCCCGAACCCCGTCCGTTCCAAACAACTGTCGTGTCATTCAGTGCTCCTGAGGATCTGTCCAAGAATAACGCGTCGAGACCCGCGGCGCAGGTTGGATGCGCTGGCGGGCGCGCCTGCGGGAAAACCGCGGTGATGGCAGCTGGTTTCGATCGCGATCACGGCTCCCAGGTCAGATCCAGATCCCAGCGCCGCTGGGGTGCGACACGACCGCGACCCACGATGTTGTGGGGAAAGTAGAGCTCGATGACCATGTCCAACGCCGGATCCAGGCCGGCGCCTGTCGAGTCCTGCTGACTGTTGTCCGGCGAGTGAATGGCGGCGCTGCCTTCCAGGTAGGCTTGGTGCACGATGGATCGCAGGAACTTCGGGATGAGCTGGCGCGCTTCGAAGCGGGCGCTTACCTTGTGGGTGGCGCCGGTGCTCTGGATGGAGATCAGCGGAACCAGCTTGCCTAACTCACTCTGTGCTCCGAGCGTGAGCACACCGCTGACCAATCCCGCGACCATGCTCTGTTGCTGCTGCTGGCTGACCTCCGAGCCGCCGCTCTGCCGGCAGCGTCCGCTGAGCAGCATGGTGAGCGCGCCTTGCTCGCCTTCGCATGCGGCGGAGGTGAAGACCACGTTGGGCGCCTCGAGTCGTCCGGTTACCGTGACCGAGACAGGGCTCGAGCCAGGCATTCCCGGGTCGTGCGTCGCCCTCAGGTTGACTTCGGGGTTGAGCTCGGTGGACCCGTCGAACTTGAGGCTTCCCCGGTTGATGCGGAACTGCTTTCTGAAAGCGAGAAACTCGCCGCGGTCGAACTGCAGGTAGCCAGCCACGCGCAGATACGGATCGTCGTACTCGGCGTGCATGTCCGCGCGCACGTAGGCTTGGAAGTCGTTGCGGCGCACCCAGAAACCTCGCTTCCCGTCGGCATGCACGCGCAGTTTGTGGGGCAGCAGCCTCACCTTGGGCTTGGCGCCGAGCACGACGACATCCGGATGGGCTTCGAGCTCCTGCAGGGTGCGGGCCGGTTCCTGCGGGAGGCGCACCTGCATGGAGTTGATGTCTACGCGCGCGCTTGTCTGCCCGGGCACGATCGTAGCCTGGATCCCCAGGTCGCCCGCCAGCCATGAGACCGGGATGCCCTCGTAGCGAGTGGGGAAGTCGCTCAGCGCTACAACGATCCGGGCACCGGACGGCCGCAGGCCCTCCAGGTCGAGTGCGCCTTCGGCGTGCAGCGCACCTTCGCCGTCGCGGCCGCTTAGGTTGCGGACGTGGACGATGCCGTCGTCGAGCTCAAAGGTCCCTGTCACGTCGTTGATGCGCTGTCCAAAGCCCCTGAGATGTACCTTGCCGTCGTGCAGGCGCAGCGCGCCCTCGGCATCAGGCCGCGGCAAGAGGCCGCGAATCGCGACCTCGCCCGTGGCCTGGGCCTGAGCGTCGATGAACTCGGGCAGCCAAATCAGCAGGGGGCGCAGCTGAGTAGCCTCCAGCGCCACCCGGGCCTCGACTGGGCCAGTCTCGCCCGGTACGGGCAGCGCTCCCCAGCGCCACCGTACCGGCCACTGCAGCGTCACGCGACCGGGGCCGCCGCCGCAGCCACGCAGGGTAGCCGACGCATCGATTCGCTTCTTGTTCCCGGCCAGCAGGATTTGCGTGAGAAGCGGCTTTCCCCCACACATGGAGTCCGTCTCGGAGCGCATGAGCTCGAGCTGCGCGTCGACGGTGAGCTGAGCCCGGGGGTTCGGGCCGAAGAGCCCTTGGGAGGTGAGCCGCGCCCGCAAGGGACCGTCGCCGACCTCGCACGCGGCTGGCAGCTGTTTGATCCGGGCCACGTTTGCGGTGGCCTCGAGATGTGTTGGCGGTGGCCGGCTGGGGAGCCGTCCTTGCGAGAGCCAACGGGCCACGGGCGTCTCAGCCGTGGCAGTCAGGTGGACCTGCGCGCCTTCGGCAAGGCGTCCCCGGAGCACGAGCCTTGTGTGCTCACCGTCCAGCGTGGCTCTCGCCCGGAAGGTGGGCGCCGCGCTCTCGCAGCGACCGCTCGGGTCGCCGGCGACCCACGCACCGTCGAACACGAGCCAGCCGCGAATCGCGCCGTCGTTGCTACGTGCGACCCGCAACTCCGAGGCGAGCCGTAAGGGCAGCGACGACTCCGAGCCCAGAAGGTCCCCGGGTAGCTTGTCGAGCCGGCGCGAGGTGGTTGCCAGGTGCAGCTTCCAGGGCTGGTGCAGCGCACGCCGCATGGCCTGATCCGGCTCCAGCAGCAGCTCCGTTTCCAGCGACCCGCTGGCGCGCAACTGCCCTAGCAGCCCCTTGCCGTCGCTGGCGCTCACTTCAAGCCAGGCCTTGCTGCCGTCCAAGTCGAACTTCGTCCGCAGTGCCACCGGACCGATGCCGGCGACGCTCAGGGATGCAGCCCGAAGATCGGTGCTCAGGCTCACGTCGCCCTCCCTGCCTGTGACGTGCAGGGTGCCGCCAAGTGTGCCGGCGAGTTGGGGGATCGCTCCACGCTTGAACGCCCGTAAGGCGCGCTGCACCGGAAGAGCCGGCCGCGGTGCAGGCTGCAGCTTGGCCCCGGGAGGCTTCGGCGCTTCATCGAGTCGCGCCGGGGGCTCTTTCGGGAGCGCCTGACGCAGCGCTTCCAGATGCAATCCATCGAGTGTCGCGTCGACCTCGTAGCGTCCCTGCATCAGGGCCTTGACCAGGCTGCGCGCCTCCAGGTGAGGGCTCGCGTGTCCGCGGACCGCGACCCGGCCGCGCGCAGTCAGGTCAAGCTCCGCTTCCAAGGTGAGCTCGCGCCCGTCGTGGTGCAGCGCGTAGGACATCTGGAGTCCCTTTAGCGAGCGCAAAGACGCATCCCGGAGCTTGCCTTGGATCCGCACCTCGGGGCTTGGCAGCATTCCCTCGAGGTGTACCTGAGCGTCCGCTCGTCCGGCCTGCAGCGGCCAGTCCCTTCCTGCCAAGGCCTCGATCGCGCGCAGGTCGAAATCGCGGACCTCGACGTCCAACCGGCTTGCTTTGCGCCGTCGCAGCAGCCACGACGCTTCGAGCTGTTGGCTGCCGCTGGCCAGATGGGCCGACGCCAGGGCGATCTCCCGATCCGCCTCGATGCGAAGCCCGCGTACGGCGCCGCGCCAGCGCTGGCGACCCATGCGGAGCGCCAGGTGTGGCGCATCCAGCTTCACCCGGTGCCTCGAGAGCTCGAGGTTGGCTCTGATCTCGAAGCTCCGGAAGTCCCGGTTGCCGAAGCTGCCTTCGACACGATAGCGCCGCGGGCCGCCACGCAACGCGAAGTCGGCTCCTCCGAGCCGGTAGCCCGACACGGCGATCGCTCGACCGCGCACGCGCGCACGCAGCTCGGGGCGGGTGGGGTCACCAACGAGGCTGCCCTCGATCGCCAGGCGATCCGCTTGCACTGGACCGTAGCGCAGTCGGTCGAGCTCGAGCGTGCCATGCAAGCGCAGCGGCCTCGCAGGCTCCGTCCCGAGCTCGAGGTGCACCGCGGCTCGGGCCTGGCCCCGCACGCCCGGGAGCAGGCGCCGCAGGTTTGGGTCGCGCGACAGGTCGCGCAGGTGCGAGACCAGATCGAAGTCCAAGTACCCGTCGAAACCCACGAAACCCGACCCGGACAGTGAAAGGTGGGGCGCCTGGGTGGCGACCTCGCCGATCCTGAGACCTTCATCTTCAACGATACCGCTCGCTGCCAAGCTCGGCAGCGCCAGCCCCTCGTAGCGAAACGGTTCGAGCTTCAGGCTGAAGTCGAGAGGCGCTTCGGGCTCCGGTCCCGAGCTGAGCCCGGCGACGCCGGCGACCTCGATCCGGGGCGCGTCTCGCAACAGATGCCACGCCCTCAGGGGTTGGGGCGCGTCGATCCGGACCTCGGTGCCCAGGGCATCCGAAAAACGTGCGCTGACATCGAGTCTCCCTCCGGCGGTTTCGAGCTGCGCGCCAAGGCGCAGCTCTTCAGTGGGCCCGTCGAGCGCCAGGCGGCCCTCGATGGGGCCAACAAACGGTTCGGCCCAGGAGTAGCCAAGACCGATCAGCGTGCCGGTCGATATGCCCTGCCCATCGAGACCGAGGTGCAGCTTCTCGGCTGCGCTCGGAGCGGGCCGAGCGTAGCTCAGGGTCCCGGCTACGCTCTCTTGCCCGCGTCGAGCCGAGAACGCCACGCGCAGTCCCTGCTCCGGTGCACTTGAATAGCCGCCCCTGAGCTTGGAGAACTCGAGCGCGAACGGGAATGGTGACGTGACAGATGCTTGCGCCCGGGCCACTTCGAGCACGAGCTCATGGGCGACTCGCAAGTGGAATCTGAGATGCCGCACGCTGGCACGTAGATCCTCGAGCCCAAGCATGTCGCCGCTGATCTGCGCTTCAGGCACCGTGGCGTCCCGTGCTTCCACCACGAACACTGGCGCCGCGTCGCCGGGCGGGCTGGATTGTGCTGGCTCGAGCGCATCGAACAGTGTGGGTAGTCCAGACTCCGTCTCGACGAGTCGCAGCCTAAGGCCCTCCGCATGGCCGCTGCTGATGCTCAAGCGTCTGAATCCGCTGTCCGTTACATCCAGCGCCAGGGTTACGCGTTCGGCGCCCAGGACCTCATGCCCCGCAGGATCGATCACCCGTACCTGTTCCAGCACGATAGCGCGTCCCCATGGCAATCCTAGCTTCCCGATGCGGATTTGGCCTCGCACCTGCGCCGACAGCCAGTGGGCGAGCTACCCCGCAGCGACCTGCTGTCCGTGTCCCATATTCAGGTAGGCCACTAGACCCAACGAGAGTGCGAGCCCCAACGCGCACGTCTTGAGCGCTGTACGCAGCAGGGACTCAACCACTAGAACGACTCGCCGATGGTGATGTGCACCGCTCCGCTCGCCACCCCAAGCACACCGTTTCTTTGCGATGGCACGCATGGGGTCGTTGCCGGCGCGTCCGCGCACGATGCGTGGCGCGGCGGAGGCCCCTGCAATCCCGGCACGAGGAAAGCCATGTCGAAGCGCACGGGACCGATGAGCGTCCTGTAACGCAGCCCGAGCCCCAGCGAGGTGTTGGGATGATCGAGGCGAAAGCGCGCTTCGCTCGCCGGGAGCGACATGCCGCTGACGTCGCCGACATCAATGAAGAACGCGGCTCCCAGGTTGGCCGTGATGGGCGTCCGGAGTTCCAGCGACGCTTCCCATTGCCGTAGACCCCCGCTAACCAGCGATGTTCCGTACGCCAGTACCTCTCCCAGTTGGTTCGCGGCGAAACCACGAACGCTGTTCGCGCCCCCGCCGCGCAACCTTTGGTTCACCGGGCCAAGTTTTGTGAGCGCTAGATTCTGAGCTTCGCATTCGGCTCGGTTTGTCTCGGTACTGCAGTCTCGCCTCAACGAGTCGCTGGCGAAGCCTATGTGCATGAAGCCCAAGCGAGCCCTGGCCGCCAGTACGATGCCGGCGGGCAAAGGCACGTAGAGGCGCGCCTGGGGCGTGAGGCGCAGGTAGCTCCAGGAGCTCGGCAGCTTCAGCGGTCCCAACACGTTGCTCGCGTGCTGCACGCTCAACCCCAAATATGCTCCGCGCCTGGGGCTGATAGGATTGTCACGTAGGTCGAGCACCGCGTCGTACTGCATGTAGGTGACGGTGTAGGCGACACGCTTGGATTCCTGTTGTGGCACTTGCAGGTTCAGGTGGAGCGTGGCCGCGAGGTTCAGCGTCCCGCCCAAGAAGCTCTGTTCGGGGCCGATCCAGCCGCTCACATCGTGGCGCTCGAAACCCTCGAAGGGGTCGGGGCCGATGTCGTAGCGCACCGCGCTTCGAAGGCGCATCCGCTCGAGGATGAAGCCCGGCTGACGGAATTCGGCGAAGAGCAGATTTCCCAAGGTCGGCCCCGCTCCCTGTTGCCCTGTACCCACCTCCGAGCGCAGGTGTGGAAAGCTGTTCTTGAAGATCAGACGAGGTCGATCCTCGATCCGCAGGCGACGCATGCCGCCGAGGAAGTTGCGGTGGTCCGCTCGCAGCAACAAATGGGTGTCCCACTGGGCGACACTCGGGTCGATGGTGTCGGTCCAGGTGTCAGGTTGTCCCGCCGCGATACCCGCTCCAACACCGAAGCGGAAGCGCCGGGCCGGGACGACGTGGGCCAACACGTCTACGACGTTGCTCTCGGCTCGCACCACCGGGGTCAGCTCTACCGAGGCAAACGGACCGAGCGCGTACACGGCCCGCTGAGCTTCCTGAAGCTGCTTCAAGCTGTAATCCGTGCCCGCTTCCAGCGCAGCCGCGCCGCGAATCGCCCGCGTCGAAAGCGGACCCTGACCCTGCACTCGCACGGTGCCGAACACGCACTTGGGCCCCGGCAGCGCCGCGAAGGCCACACTCGCCTGTCGCTGTTTCGGATCGATCTGGACTCGGCCGCTCACCGCGGCCTTGGCGTAGGCGGCTTCTTCCAGGACGAGCCGTATGGCTTCCTTGCTTCGTTCGTACAGGGCTTCGTCGAAGGGCTCGCCGAGCTCGATCCGAAGTGCCTCGTGCACGTTGGATTGCTGCCGTGCGGGCAGGGCGTCGATCCCGGTCACGCGAAGCTCGCTGACACGAACCGGCTCGCCTTCGCGTAGCTCGATTTCGAGATCGACGGTTTTCTCCCGTTCGTTCCTGGTCGCCTGGGTCCGCACTACACGAGCGTCGTAGTAGCCGCGCGCCCGATACCAGCGCTCGATGCGCTGCAGATCGCGCTCGACAACGGCGTTGTCGAACAGCGGCCAGTCCGACCAGGGCCACGACCACAGGGCGATGCGCAGGCCTCCGGCGTCAAACGGTGGGACGTTGCACTCGGGGAGCGGATTGGGGCCCAGCTTGAACGAGAAGCGCTCGCGGGGCTGGGTGGCCAGGCACGCGGCCAGCGAGTCCTCGTCGAGTGTCTCAGAGCCGCGGATTCGCAGCGAGTTCACGCCGTAGCGTCCCGGCGGAATTGTCTCCGCACATCCGACCAGCCACACCAGCTGTGCCGTACACGCAGCATAACGTAGCGCTTGCCAACCCGTGGATTTCGTGGCCAACTCTGTCGCGTCCTGGCGGTCGGACATGGACGTCTCCGGCGTAACGCTGCGATGACCAGCGCGACGACCTTATCTACCTTCGGAGCGGGCGCTCTGCGCGGCGTGAAGAATAGCCTGCGGCGGTAGCAAGTTGACGCGGACTGCATACCTAGTCTTCAAGGGCACGGCCCGATGAACGGTTTTCTTGCGATTCTGATGCACACCGCCTCGCAGGCTTGCGGCAAGCTGACCTCTGGTCCGCGGCTGCAGGTCCCAGTCGCGATGTTCGCTGGCGGTGACACGAGGAAACACCATGACTGCTGAACC
This genomic stretch from Pseudomonadota bacterium harbors:
- a CDS encoding CdaR family protein, translating into MAERASRVSPLWAALSDNLGLKLISLALAVVLFSLARGSEAAQRSVFVDVAAIHPSGDSSKVLISELPDKVKVTLRGSRARLNELRGADIPPVEIDLADTERRYVYFEFSEIDLPAGISVIQIAPSTINLTWADAEERRIPVEVSTSGSLPAGLALPRKPEATPAEIAVRGPASVVQSMKTIYTEPIHLGELDVGIHKPRVPLEPPAPHVVYRDDVLIEATLDVSFELKQRKLVKLEIAVVGDRQAALRPSKVDVTMQGPKHLLEAFERERLVPYVELAEADSPSATELRPVKLRGIPEELSVVRIEPTDVLVKIMEAAARPAIKGRVASKPTQGTPP
- a CDS encoding TlpA family protein disulfide reductase, with the translated sequence MSWRLLAATLAALVGFGHAGAQALGPGELAPNAQFTDLSGRSFKLSTLRGKVVVIDFWASWCAPCRREMPFLEQLYRRYSGKGLVVVGVSVDKQRRHIDEFLRQVKVSFPIVHDKRHRIAKTYKPPKMPSTFVVGRQGYVRFVHAGYHQRDVPVLERQIRTLLRP
- the glmM gene encoding phosphoglucosamine mutase, translating into MTRQLFGTDGVRGKANAGIMTPELAFRIGAAITYLARRSTHHPPRAVIGKDTRISGYLFETALASGICAMGGRVMLTGPLPTPAIAHIAMSMRADLGIVVSASHNPFHDNGIKIFGRDGFKLPDETEQEIERLVESDVIDRKRPTGIRVGRAERIEGAWGRYVAFAKATFPQHLTLDGVEMVIDAAHGAAYLTAPSVFSELGATVHAIGVRPNGRNINAKCGATHPETCAREVKKRQADLGIALDGDADRVIVIDDQGDEVDGDAIMALCAGRMLRKGTLKQGTLVATVMSNLGLEHALEQYGGKLVRCPVGDRYVVETMRSGGYNFGGEQSGHLVFLDHATTGDGTVAALQLLSILLQEQRPLSELAQMAMARVPQVQINVRLPRRRPLDEMTGTCSTIRGVEQRLGKDGRVVVRWSGTEPKLRVMVEGPDATRIADMAQTISSAAQKEVRG
- a CDS encoding translocation/assembly module TamB domain-containing protein gives rise to the protein MLEQVRVIDPAGHEVLGAERVTLALDVTDSGFRRLSISSGHAEGLRLRLVETESGLPTLFDALEPAQSSPPGDAAPVFVVEARDATVPEAQISGDMLGLEDLRASVRHLRFHLRVAHELVLEVARAQASVTSPFPFALEFSKLRGGYSSAPEQGLRVAFSARRGQESVAGTLSYARPAPSAAEKLHLGLDGQGISTGTLIGLGYSWAEPFVGPIEGRLALDGPTEELRLGAQLETAGGRLDVSARFSDALGTEVRIDAPQPLRAWHLLRDAPRIEVAGVAGLSSGPEPEAPLDFSLKLEPFRYEGLALPSLAASGIVEDEGLRIGEVATQAPHLSLSGSGFVGFDGYLDFDLVSHLRDLSRDPNLRRLLPGVRGQARAAVHLELGTEPARPLRLHGTLELDRLRYGPVQADRLAIEGSLVGDPTRPELRARVRGRAIAVSGYRLGGADFALRGGPRRYRVEGSFGNRDFRSFEIRANLELSRHRVKLDAPHLALRMGRQRWRGAVRGLRIEADREIALASAHLASGSQQLEASWLLRRRKASRLDVEVRDFDLRAIEALAGRDWPLQAGRADAQVHLEGMLPSPEVRIQGKLRDASLRSLKGLQMSYALHHDGRELTLEAELDLTARGRVAVRGHASPHLEARSLVKALMQGRYEVDATLDGLHLEALRQALPKEPPARLDEAPKPPGAKLQPAPRPALPVQRALRAFKRGAIPQLAGTLGGTLHVTGREGDVSLSTDLRAASLSVAGIGPVALRTKFDLDGSKAWLEVSASDGKGLLGQLRASGSLETELLLEPDQAMRRALHQPWKLHLATTSRRLDKLPGDLLGSESSLPLRLASELRVARSNDGAIRGWLVFDGAWVAGDPSGRCESAAPTFRARATLDGEHTRLVLRGRLAEGAQVHLTATAETPVARWLSQGRLPSRPPPTHLEATANVARIKQLPAACEVGDGPLRARLTSQGLFGPNPRAQLTVDAQLELMRSETDSMCGGKPLLTQILLAGNKKRIDASATLRGCGGGPGRVTLQWPVRWRWGALPVPGETGPVEARVALEATQLRPLLIWLPEFIDAQAQATGEVAIRGLLPRPDAEGALRLHDGKVHLRGFGQRINDVTGTFELDDGIVHVRNLSGRDGEGALHAEGALDLEGLRPSGARIVVALSDFPTRYEGIPVSWLAGDLGIQATIVPGQTSARVDINSMQVRLPQEPARTLQELEAHPDVVVLGAKPKVRLLPHKLRVHADGKRGFWVRRNDFQAYVRADMHAEYDDPYLRVAGYLQFDRGEFLAFRKQFRINRGSLKFDGSTELNPEVNLRATHDPGMPGSSPVSVTVTGRLEAPNVVFTSAACEGEQGALTMLLSGRCRQSGGSEVSQQQQQSMVAGLVSGVLTLGAQSELGKLVPLISIQSTGATHKVSARFEARQLIPKFLRSIVHQAYLEGSAAIHSPDNSQQDSTGAGLDPALDMVIELYFPHNIVGRGRVAPQRRWDLDLTWEP
- a CDS encoding BamA/TamA family outer membrane protein, translated to MSDRQDATELATKSTGWQALRYAACTAQLVWLVGCAETIPPGRYGVNSLRIRGSETLDEDSLAACLATQPRERFSFKLGPNPLPECNVPPFDAGGLRIALWSWPWSDWPLFDNAVVERDLQRIERWYRARGYYDARVVRTQATRNEREKTVDLEIELREGEPVRVSELRVTGIDALPARQQSNVHEALRIELGEPFDEALYERSKEAIRLVLEEAAYAKAAVSGRVQIDPKQRQASVAFAALPGPKCVFGTVRVQGQGPLSTRAIRGAAALEAGTDYSLKQLQEAQRAVYALGPFASVELTPVVRAESNVVDVLAHVVPARRFRFGVGAGIAAGQPDTWTDTIDPSVAQWDTHLLLRADHRNFLGGMRRLRIEDRPRLIFKNSFPHLRSEVGTGQQGAGPTLGNLLFAEFRQPGFILERMRLRSAVRYDIGPDPFEGFERHDVSGWIGPEQSFLGGTLNLAATLHLNLQVPQQESKRVAYTVTYMQYDAVLDLRDNPISPRRGAYLGLSVQHASNVLGPLKLPSSWSYLRLTPQARLYVPLPAGIVLAARARLGFMHIGFASDSLRRDCSTETNRAECEAQNLALTKLGPVNQRLRGGGANSVRGFAANQLGEVLAYGTSLVSGGLRQWEASLELRTPITANLGAAFFIDVGDVSGMSLPASEARFRLDHPNTSLGLGLRYRTLIGPVRFDMAFLVPGLQGPPPRHASCADAPATTPCVPSQRNGVLGVASGAVHITIGESF